The Rattus rattus isolate New Zealand chromosome X, Rrattus_CSIRO_v1, whole genome shotgun sequence genome has a window encoding:
- the Ndufa1 gene encoding NADH dehydrogenase [ubiquinone] 1 alpha subcomplex subunit 1: protein MWFEILPGLAIMGVCLVIPGVSTTYIHKFTNGGKEKRVARVHYQWYLMERDRRISGVNRYYVSKGLENID, encoded by the exons ATGTGGTTCGAGATTCTCCCTGGCCTAGCCATTATGGGGGTGTGCCTGGTCATCCCCGGGGTGTCCACTACGTACATCCACAAGTTCACCAACGGGGGCAAG GAAAAGAGAGTTGCTCGAGTTCATTACCAATGGTATTTGATGGAACGCGATAGACGCATCTCTGGTGTCAATCGCTACTATGTGTCCAAG
- the Rnf113a gene encoding E3 ubiquitin-protein ligase RNF113A: protein MAEQLSPGNSTGKVCTFLFKKPGRKGTAGRRKRPLCDEGSGDSGSSSDESSAVVRPEKKQATHNPMVQKTRGSAKQKTNYGGLSSEDENEPEGLGVTYKSTRSAKPVGPEDMGATAVYELDTEKERDAQSIFERSQKIQEELRGKEDDKIYRGINNYQKYVKPKDTSMGNASSGMVRKGPIRAPEHLRATVRWDYQPDICKDYKETGFCGFGDSCKFLHDRSDYKHGWQIERELDEGRYGVYEDENYEVGSDDEEIPFKCFICRQTFQNPVVTKCRHYFCESCALQHFRTTSRCYVCDQQTNGVFNPAKELIAKLGKHRAEAEGAASDFLEDPEESPVSII from the coding sequence ATGGCGGAGCAACTTTCTCCAGGGAATTCTACCGGTAAGGTGTGCACTTTTCTCTTCAAAAAGCCTGGCCGGAAAGGAACGGCTGGCCGCCGAAAGCGCCCGCTCTGTGATGAGGGGTCCGGGgacagcggcagcagcagcgaCGAAAGCAGCGCTGTGGTCCGCCCCGAGAAGAAGCAGGCTACCCACAACCCGATGGTACAGAAGACGCGTGGCAGCGCTAAACAGAAGACAAACTACGGCGGTTTGAGTAGTGAGGATGAGAATGAACCTGAGGGTCTTGGCGTGACCTACAAGTCTACCCGTTCAGCAAAACCCGTAGGGCCCGAAGATATGGGGGCGACCGCTGTCTATGAACTGGACACTGAGAAGGAACGAGATGCACAGTCCATCTTTGAGCGgagccagaagatccaggaggagctgaggggcaAGGAAGATGACAAGATCTATCGGGGAATCAATAATTATCAGAAATACGTGAAGCCCAAGGATACATCTATGGGCAATGCTTCCTCCGGGATGGTGAGGAAAGGCCCCATCCGAGCCCCTGAGCATCTACGTGCCACCGTGCGCTGGGATTACCAGCCCGACATCTGCAAGGACTACAAGGAGACTGGATTCTGCGGCTTCGGGGACAGCTGCAAATTCCTTCATGACCGTTCAGATTACAAGCACGGGTGGCAGATCGAACGTGAGCTTGATGAGGGTCGCTATGGCGTCTATGAGGATGAAAACTATGAAGTGGGAAGCGATGATGAGGAAATACCATTCAAATGTTTCATCTGTCGCCAGACCTTCCAAAATCCAGTTGTTACCAAGTGTAGGCATTATTTCTGCGAGAGCTGTGCACTGCAGCATTTCCGCACCACCTCGCGCTGCTATGTCTGTGACCAGCAGACCAATGGCGTTTTCAATCCAGCGAAAGAATTGATTGCTAAACTTGGAAAGCATCGAGCTGAAGCAGAGGGTGCTGCCTCTGATTTCCTAGAAGACCCAGAGGAGAGTCCAGTTTCCATTATTTAG